A single Caretta caretta isolate rCarCar2 chromosome 2, rCarCar1.hap1, whole genome shotgun sequence DNA region contains:
- the TAC1 gene encoding protachykinin-1 isoform X2, which produces MKILVAFAVLFLISAQVFAEEIGANDDLNYWSDWSDTDQLKEELPLPLEHFLQRIARRPRPQQFYGLMGKRDAGYGQISHKRFSEKNTAQNYERRRK; this is translated from the exons ATGAAAATCCTCGTCGCTTTTGCAGTGCTTTTCCTAATTTCAGCGCAAGTATTTGCAGAAGAAATCGGAGCCAATGATGATCTGAATTACTGGTCTGACTGGTCCGACACTGACCAACTCAAG GAGGAGCTGCCCTTACCCTTGGAACACTTTCTGCAGAGAATTGCCAGGAGACCCAGACCCCAGCAGTTCTACGGGTTAATGGGCAAACGAGATGCTG GATATGGCCAAATCTCTCATAAAA GGTTCTCTGAAAAGAACACAGCACAGAATTACGAACGAAGGCGTAAATAA
- the TAC1 gene encoding protachykinin-1 isoform X1, producing the protein MKILVAFAVLFLISAQVFAEEIGANDDLNYWSDWSDTDQLKEELPLPLEHFLQRIARRPRPQQFYGLMGKRDAGYGQISHKRYKTDSFVGLMGKRSLNSGFSEKNTAQNYERRRK; encoded by the exons ATGAAAATCCTCGTCGCTTTTGCAGTGCTTTTCCTAATTTCAGCGCAAGTATTTGCAGAAGAAATCGGAGCCAATGATGATCTGAATTACTGGTCTGACTGGTCCGACACTGACCAACTCAAG GAGGAGCTGCCCTTACCCTTGGAACACTTTCTGCAGAGAATTGCCAGGAGACCCAGACCCCAGCAGTTCTACGGGTTAATGGGCAAACGAGATGCTG GATATGGCCAAATCTCTCATAAAA gGTATAAAACAGACTCCTTTGTTGGACTTATGGGCAAAAGATCTTTAAATTCTG GGTTCTCTGAAAAGAACACAGCACAGAATTACGAACGAAGGCGTAAATAA